The Cottoperca gobio chromosome 6, fCotGob3.1, whole genome shotgun sequence genome has a segment encoding these proteins:
- the kcnc1b gene encoding potassium voltage-gated channel subfamily C member 1b isoform X3, with the protein MGLSDDKDRIVINVGGIRHQTYRSTLRTLPGTRLSWLAEPDAPNHFDYDAKIEEFFFDRHPGVFAHILNYYRTGKLHCPADVCGPLYEEELAFWGIDETDVEPCCWMTYRQHREAEEALDSFGGGGLLDLANDDAEPEMEHAGEDDVDEMTRRLAQGDTHDARSGSLWSRWQKHVWALFEDPYSSKYARWVALASLFFILVSITTFCLETHEAFNPIINRTEVEVVDNVTVEHTYQETETALYLTYIEGVCVVWFTFEFLMRITFCPNKCDFIRNALNIIDFVAILPFYLEVGLSGLSSKAAKDVLGFLRVVRFVRILRIFKLTRHFVGLRVLGHTLRASTNEFLLLIIFLALGVLIFATMIYYAERIGANPNDPRASEHTHFKNIPIGFWWAVVTMTTLGYGDMYPQTTSGMLVGALCALAGVLTIAMPVPVIVNNFGMYYSLAMAKQKLPKKKNRHIPRAPQPGSPNFCKSSMSSQQPSPIPHDDVFEIKFQDSKLNGEAANAALANEDCPHIDQAISPEEIFSPSERERPCFLVTTAERPNHTGGRVRRDWMSCAHSIFGLSPTSDHDDEFHT; encoded by the exons ATGGGCCTGAGCGACGACAAGGATCGCATTGTGATAAACGTGGGTGGGATCAGACATCAGACATACCGCAGCACCCTGCGCACCCTACCTGGCACTCGCTTGTCTTGGTTGGCCGAGCCTGATGCACCCAACCACTTTGACTATGATGCCAAGATCGAGGAATTTTTCTTCGACCGCCACCCTGGCGTGTTTGCACATATCCTTAATTACTACAGGACAGGTAAACTGCACTGCCCGGCTGATGTCTGCGGGCCCCTCTATGAGGAGGAGCTGGCCTTCTGGGGCATCGATGAGACAGACGTGGAGCCATGCTGCTGGATGACCTATCGCCAGCACCGGGAGGCAGAAGAGGCCCTTGATAGTTTCGGCGGGGGGGGCCTGTTAGACCTGGCGAACGATGATGCGGAGCCAGAGATGGAGCATGCTGGCGAGGATGATGTGGATGAAATGACAAGGAGGCTGGCTCAGGGAGACACTCATGATGCCAGGAGTGGAAGCCTGTGGAGCCGGTGGCAGAAACATGTTTGGGCTCTGTTTGAGGACCCTTACTCTTCTAAATATGCAAGG TGGGTGGCTCTGGCCTCGCTGTTCTTTATTCTGGTGTCCATCACCACCTTCTGTCTGGAGACCCACGAGGCCTTCAACCCCATCATCAACCGCActgaggtggaggtggtggacaACGTCACAGTGGAGCACACCTACCAGGAGACTGAGACTGCGCTCTACCTCACCTACATCGAAGGCGTTTGTGTGGTTTGGTTCACTTTTGAATTTCTAATGCGAATAACTTTCTGCCCAAATAAATGTGACTTCATTCGGAACGCCCTGAACATCATCGACTTTGTGGCCATCCTGCCCTTCTACCTGGAGGTCGGCCTCAGCGGACTTTCATCCAAGGCAGCTAAAGATGTGTTGGGTTTCCTGAGAGTTGTCCGCTTCGTGCGGATCCTGCGTATCTTCAAGCTGACCCGTCACTTTGTGGGACTGCGGGTGCTGGGCCACACGTTGAGGGCCAGCACCAACGAGTTCCTGCTCCTCATCATCTTCCTCGCCCTCGGTGTCCTCATCTTTGCTACTATGATCTACTACGCTGAACGGATTGGAGCTAACCCCAACGACCCTCGAGCcagtgagcacacacacttcaagaACATCCCGATCGGATTCTGGTGGGCTGTGGTGACCATGACGACCCTCGGCTATGGAGACATGTACCCTCAGACGACCTCCGGTATGCTGGTCGGAGCGCTGTGTGCCCTGGCAGGCGTGCTGACCATCGCCATGCCCGTCCCTGTGATTGTCAACAACTTTGGAATGTATTACTCTCTGGCCATGGCAAAACAGAAACTACCAAAGAAAAAGAATAGGCATATCCCTCGTGCACCCCAACCAGGTTCTCCCAACTTCTGTAAGTCAAGCATGAGCTCCCAACAACCAAGCCCCATACCCCACGACGACGTTTTCGAGATAAAGTTTCAAG ATTCTAAGCTGAACGGTGAGGCAGCTAACGCAGCGCTGGCCAACGAAGATTGCCCTCATATAGACCAGGCCATATCTCCGGAAGAAATCTTCAGCCCCAGCGAGAGAGAGCGGCCCTGCTTCCTGGTCACCACTGCTGAACGCCCCAACCACACAGGGGGCAGAGTGAGGAGGG ATTGGATGAGCTGTGCCCACAGCATCTTTGGCCTATCTCCCACGTCTGACCACGATGATGAATTCCATACATGA
- the kcnc1b gene encoding potassium voltage-gated channel subfamily C member 1b isoform X1 has product MGLSDDKDRIVINVGGIRHQTYRSTLRTLPGTRLSWLAEPDAPNHFDYDAKIEEFFFDRHPGVFAHILNYYRTGKLHCPADVCGPLYEEELAFWGIDETDVEPCCWMTYRQHREAEEALDSFGGGGLLDLANDDAEPEMEHAGEDDVDEMTRRLAQGDTHDARSGSLWSRWQKHVWALFEDPYSSKYARWVALASLFFILVSITTFCLETHEAFNPIINRTEVEVVDNVTVEHTYQETETALYLTYIEGVCVVWFTFEFLMRITFCPNKCDFIRNALNIIDFVAILPFYLEVGLSGLSSKAAKDVLGFLRVVRFVRILRIFKLTRHFVGLRVLGHTLRASTNEFLLLIIFLALGVLIFATMIYYAERIGANPNDPRASEHTHFKNIPIGFWWAVVTMTTLGYGDMYPQTTSGMLVGALCALAGVLTIAMPVPVIVNNFGMYYSLAMAKQKLPKKKNRHIPRAPQPGSPNFCKSSMSSQQPSPIPHDDVFEIKFQDSKLNGEAANAALANEDCPHIDQAISPEEIFSPSERERPCFLVTTAERPNHTGGRVRRGYEKPWSLNSMSGMSGDASGVSSVSALPCSPPCLMQHSHSPIPSIM; this is encoded by the exons ATGGGCCTGAGCGACGACAAGGATCGCATTGTGATAAACGTGGGTGGGATCAGACATCAGACATACCGCAGCACCCTGCGCACCCTACCTGGCACTCGCTTGTCTTGGTTGGCCGAGCCTGATGCACCCAACCACTTTGACTATGATGCCAAGATCGAGGAATTTTTCTTCGACCGCCACCCTGGCGTGTTTGCACATATCCTTAATTACTACAGGACAGGTAAACTGCACTGCCCGGCTGATGTCTGCGGGCCCCTCTATGAGGAGGAGCTGGCCTTCTGGGGCATCGATGAGACAGACGTGGAGCCATGCTGCTGGATGACCTATCGCCAGCACCGGGAGGCAGAAGAGGCCCTTGATAGTTTCGGCGGGGGGGGCCTGTTAGACCTGGCGAACGATGATGCGGAGCCAGAGATGGAGCATGCTGGCGAGGATGATGTGGATGAAATGACAAGGAGGCTGGCTCAGGGAGACACTCATGATGCCAGGAGTGGAAGCCTGTGGAGCCGGTGGCAGAAACATGTTTGGGCTCTGTTTGAGGACCCTTACTCTTCTAAATATGCAAGG TGGGTGGCTCTGGCCTCGCTGTTCTTTATTCTGGTGTCCATCACCACCTTCTGTCTGGAGACCCACGAGGCCTTCAACCCCATCATCAACCGCActgaggtggaggtggtggacaACGTCACAGTGGAGCACACCTACCAGGAGACTGAGACTGCGCTCTACCTCACCTACATCGAAGGCGTTTGTGTGGTTTGGTTCACTTTTGAATTTCTAATGCGAATAACTTTCTGCCCAAATAAATGTGACTTCATTCGGAACGCCCTGAACATCATCGACTTTGTGGCCATCCTGCCCTTCTACCTGGAGGTCGGCCTCAGCGGACTTTCATCCAAGGCAGCTAAAGATGTGTTGGGTTTCCTGAGAGTTGTCCGCTTCGTGCGGATCCTGCGTATCTTCAAGCTGACCCGTCACTTTGTGGGACTGCGGGTGCTGGGCCACACGTTGAGGGCCAGCACCAACGAGTTCCTGCTCCTCATCATCTTCCTCGCCCTCGGTGTCCTCATCTTTGCTACTATGATCTACTACGCTGAACGGATTGGAGCTAACCCCAACGACCCTCGAGCcagtgagcacacacacttcaagaACATCCCGATCGGATTCTGGTGGGCTGTGGTGACCATGACGACCCTCGGCTATGGAGACATGTACCCTCAGACGACCTCCGGTATGCTGGTCGGAGCGCTGTGTGCCCTGGCAGGCGTGCTGACCATCGCCATGCCCGTCCCTGTGATTGTCAACAACTTTGGAATGTATTACTCTCTGGCCATGGCAAAACAGAAACTACCAAAGAAAAAGAATAGGCATATCCCTCGTGCACCCCAACCAGGTTCTCCCAACTTCTGTAAGTCAAGCATGAGCTCCCAACAACCAAGCCCCATACCCCACGACGACGTTTTCGAGATAAAGTTTCAAG ATTCTAAGCTGAACGGTGAGGCAGCTAACGCAGCGCTGGCCAACGAAGATTGCCCTCATATAGACCAGGCCATATCTCCGGAAGAAATCTTCAGCCCCAGCGAGAGAGAGCGGCCCTGCTTCCTGGTCACCACTGCTGAACGCCCCAACCACACAGGGGGCAGAGTGAGGAGGG GTTATGAAAAGCCTTGGAGCCTTAACAGCATGTCTGGCATGAGCGGGGATGCCTCTGGAGTGTCCTCAGTGTCCGCCCTGCCCTGCAGCCCACCTTGTCTAATGCAGCACTCACATTCCCCCATCCCATCCATTATGTAG
- the kcnc1b gene encoding potassium voltage-gated channel subfamily C member 1b isoform X2, translated as MGLSDDKDRIVINVGGIRHQTYRSTLRTLPGTRLSWLAEPDAPNHFDYDAKIEEFFFDRHPGVFAHILNYYRTGKLHCPADVCGPLYEEELAFWGIDETDVEPCCWMTYRQHREAEEALDSFGGGGLLDLANDDAEPEMEHAGEDDVDEMTRRLAQGDTHDARSGSLWSRWQKHVWALFEDPYSSKYARWVALASLFFILVSITTFCLETHEAFNPIINRTEVEVVDNVTVEHTYQETETALYLTYIEGVCVVWFTFEFLMRITFCPNKCDFIRNALNIIDFVAILPFYLEVGLSGLSSKAAKDVLGFLRVVRFVRILRIFKLTRHFVGLRVLGHTLRASTNEFLLLIIFLALGVLIFATMIYYAERIGANPNDPRASEHTHFKNIPIGFWWAVVTMTTLGYGDMYPQTTSGMLVGALCALAGVLTIAMPVPVIVNNFGMYYSLAMAKQKLPKKKNRHIPRAPQPGSPNFCKSSMSSQQPSPIPHDDVFEIKFQDSKLNGEAANAALANEDCPHIDQAISPEEIFSPSERERPCFLVTTAERPNHTGGRVRRETQRQHRSRQPTESVCVMNHGVPTTMCMTHKGPSPT; from the exons ATGGGCCTGAGCGACGACAAGGATCGCATTGTGATAAACGTGGGTGGGATCAGACATCAGACATACCGCAGCACCCTGCGCACCCTACCTGGCACTCGCTTGTCTTGGTTGGCCGAGCCTGATGCACCCAACCACTTTGACTATGATGCCAAGATCGAGGAATTTTTCTTCGACCGCCACCCTGGCGTGTTTGCACATATCCTTAATTACTACAGGACAGGTAAACTGCACTGCCCGGCTGATGTCTGCGGGCCCCTCTATGAGGAGGAGCTGGCCTTCTGGGGCATCGATGAGACAGACGTGGAGCCATGCTGCTGGATGACCTATCGCCAGCACCGGGAGGCAGAAGAGGCCCTTGATAGTTTCGGCGGGGGGGGCCTGTTAGACCTGGCGAACGATGATGCGGAGCCAGAGATGGAGCATGCTGGCGAGGATGATGTGGATGAAATGACAAGGAGGCTGGCTCAGGGAGACACTCATGATGCCAGGAGTGGAAGCCTGTGGAGCCGGTGGCAGAAACATGTTTGGGCTCTGTTTGAGGACCCTTACTCTTCTAAATATGCAAGG TGGGTGGCTCTGGCCTCGCTGTTCTTTATTCTGGTGTCCATCACCACCTTCTGTCTGGAGACCCACGAGGCCTTCAACCCCATCATCAACCGCActgaggtggaggtggtggacaACGTCACAGTGGAGCACACCTACCAGGAGACTGAGACTGCGCTCTACCTCACCTACATCGAAGGCGTTTGTGTGGTTTGGTTCACTTTTGAATTTCTAATGCGAATAACTTTCTGCCCAAATAAATGTGACTTCATTCGGAACGCCCTGAACATCATCGACTTTGTGGCCATCCTGCCCTTCTACCTGGAGGTCGGCCTCAGCGGACTTTCATCCAAGGCAGCTAAAGATGTGTTGGGTTTCCTGAGAGTTGTCCGCTTCGTGCGGATCCTGCGTATCTTCAAGCTGACCCGTCACTTTGTGGGACTGCGGGTGCTGGGCCACACGTTGAGGGCCAGCACCAACGAGTTCCTGCTCCTCATCATCTTCCTCGCCCTCGGTGTCCTCATCTTTGCTACTATGATCTACTACGCTGAACGGATTGGAGCTAACCCCAACGACCCTCGAGCcagtgagcacacacacttcaagaACATCCCGATCGGATTCTGGTGGGCTGTGGTGACCATGACGACCCTCGGCTATGGAGACATGTACCCTCAGACGACCTCCGGTATGCTGGTCGGAGCGCTGTGTGCCCTGGCAGGCGTGCTGACCATCGCCATGCCCGTCCCTGTGATTGTCAACAACTTTGGAATGTATTACTCTCTGGCCATGGCAAAACAGAAACTACCAAAGAAAAAGAATAGGCATATCCCTCGTGCACCCCAACCAGGTTCTCCCAACTTCTGTAAGTCAAGCATGAGCTCCCAACAACCAAGCCCCATACCCCACGACGACGTTTTCGAGATAAAGTTTCAAG ATTCTAAGCTGAACGGTGAGGCAGCTAACGCAGCGCTGGCCAACGAAGATTGCCCTCATATAGACCAGGCCATATCTCCGGAAGAAATCTTCAGCCCCAGCGAGAGAGAGCGGCCCTGCTTCCTGGTCACCACTGCTGAACGCCCCAACCACACAGGGGGCAGAGTGAGGAGGG aGACCCAGCGACAGCACCGGAGCAGACAACCAACAGAGTCAGTTTGTGTTATGAACCATGGTGTCCCAACCACTATGTGTATGACCCATAAAGGCCCATCACCCACCTGA
- the kcnc1b gene encoding potassium voltage-gated channel subfamily C member 1b isoform X4: MGLSDDKDRIVINVGGIRHQTYRSTLRTLPGTRLSWLAEPDAPNHFDYDAKIEEFFFDRHPGVFAHILNYYRTGKLHCPADVCGPLYEEELAFWGIDETDVEPCCWMTYRQHREAEEALDSFGGGGLLDLANDDAEPEMEHAGEDDVDEMTRRLAQGDTHDARSGSLWSRWQKHVWALFEDPYSSKYARWVALASLFFILVSITTFCLETHEAFNPIINRTEVEVVDNVTVEHTYQETETALYLTYIEGVCVVWFTFEFLMRITFCPNKCDFIRNALNIIDFVAILPFYLEVGLSGLSSKAAKDVLGFLRVVRFVRILRIFKLTRHFVGLRVLGHTLRASTNEFLLLIIFLALGVLIFATMIYYAERIGANPNDPRASEHTHFKNIPIGFWWAVVTMTTLGYGDMYPQTTSGMLVGALCALAGVLTIAMPVPVIVNNFGMYYSLAMAKQKLPKKKNRHIPRAPQPGSPNFCKSSMSSQQPSPIPHDDNVLCFSTKGYEKPWSLNSMSGMSGDASGVSSVSALPCSPPCLMQHSHSPIPSIM, translated from the exons ATGGGCCTGAGCGACGACAAGGATCGCATTGTGATAAACGTGGGTGGGATCAGACATCAGACATACCGCAGCACCCTGCGCACCCTACCTGGCACTCGCTTGTCTTGGTTGGCCGAGCCTGATGCACCCAACCACTTTGACTATGATGCCAAGATCGAGGAATTTTTCTTCGACCGCCACCCTGGCGTGTTTGCACATATCCTTAATTACTACAGGACAGGTAAACTGCACTGCCCGGCTGATGTCTGCGGGCCCCTCTATGAGGAGGAGCTGGCCTTCTGGGGCATCGATGAGACAGACGTGGAGCCATGCTGCTGGATGACCTATCGCCAGCACCGGGAGGCAGAAGAGGCCCTTGATAGTTTCGGCGGGGGGGGCCTGTTAGACCTGGCGAACGATGATGCGGAGCCAGAGATGGAGCATGCTGGCGAGGATGATGTGGATGAAATGACAAGGAGGCTGGCTCAGGGAGACACTCATGATGCCAGGAGTGGAAGCCTGTGGAGCCGGTGGCAGAAACATGTTTGGGCTCTGTTTGAGGACCCTTACTCTTCTAAATATGCAAGG TGGGTGGCTCTGGCCTCGCTGTTCTTTATTCTGGTGTCCATCACCACCTTCTGTCTGGAGACCCACGAGGCCTTCAACCCCATCATCAACCGCActgaggtggaggtggtggacaACGTCACAGTGGAGCACACCTACCAGGAGACTGAGACTGCGCTCTACCTCACCTACATCGAAGGCGTTTGTGTGGTTTGGTTCACTTTTGAATTTCTAATGCGAATAACTTTCTGCCCAAATAAATGTGACTTCATTCGGAACGCCCTGAACATCATCGACTTTGTGGCCATCCTGCCCTTCTACCTGGAGGTCGGCCTCAGCGGACTTTCATCCAAGGCAGCTAAAGATGTGTTGGGTTTCCTGAGAGTTGTCCGCTTCGTGCGGATCCTGCGTATCTTCAAGCTGACCCGTCACTTTGTGGGACTGCGGGTGCTGGGCCACACGTTGAGGGCCAGCACCAACGAGTTCCTGCTCCTCATCATCTTCCTCGCCCTCGGTGTCCTCATCTTTGCTACTATGATCTACTACGCTGAACGGATTGGAGCTAACCCCAACGACCCTCGAGCcagtgagcacacacacttcaagaACATCCCGATCGGATTCTGGTGGGCTGTGGTGACCATGACGACCCTCGGCTATGGAGACATGTACCCTCAGACGACCTCCGGTATGCTGGTCGGAGCGCTGTGTGCCCTGGCAGGCGTGCTGACCATCGCCATGCCCGTCCCTGTGATTGTCAACAACTTTGGAATGTATTACTCTCTGGCCATGGCAAAACAGAAACTACCAAAGAAAAAGAATAGGCATATCCCTCGTGCACCCCAACCAGGTTCTCCCAACTTCTGTAAGTCAAGCATGAGCTCCCAACAACCAAGCCCCATACCCCACGACGAC AACGTTCTCTGTTTTTCAACTAAAGGTTATGAAAAGCCTTGGAGCCTTAACAGCATGTCTGGCATGAGCGGGGATGCCTCTGGAGTGTCCTCAGTGTCCGCCCTGCCCTGCAGCCCACCTTGTCTAATGCAGCACTCACATTCCCCCATCCCATCCATTATGTAG
- the LOC115009675 gene encoding CD81 antigen-like: MVVAGCTKCIKYMLFFFNFIFWLAGGVILAVALWLRHDSQTSNLLILQFEGQQAPGTFYISVYILIAVGAVMMLVGFLGCYGAIQESQCLLGTFFFFLVILFACEVAAAMWGFMNKDTISKELINFYDSAYIKAVDVSGSPSKDSAIKVLDVFHTTLDCCGKGDDTALFLQIASTLCTRKVSEDFLRSQSCHDKLIELFSEKLYLIGLAALVVAVIMIFEMIFTMVLCCGIRNSPGVY; encoded by the exons ATGGTTGTGGCGGGCTGCACGAAATGCattaaatacatgttatttttctttaactttattttctgG CTGGCCGGTGGCGTGATCTTAGCAGTGGCCTTGTGGCTCCGCCATGACAGTCAAACCAGCAACCTCCTCATACTGCAGTTTGAAGGCCAACAGGCTCCAGGCACCTTCTACATCA GTGTGTACATACTGATAGCTGTCGGCGCTGTGATGATGCTTGTGGGCTTCCTCGGTTGCTACGGTGCCATTCAAGAGTCCCAGTGCCTGTTGGGGACT ttcttcttctttctggtGATCCTCTTTGCTTGTGAAGTGGCTGCAGCGATGTGGGGTTTCATGAACAAGGACACA ATCTCCAAAGAACTGATCAACTTCTACGACTCCGCATACATCAAAGCTGTGGACGTCTCCGGGTCTCCGAGTAAAGACTCTGCCATCAAGGTGCTGGATGTTTTCCACACTACG CTCGACTGCTGTGGTAAAGGAGACGACACCGCTCTCTTCTTACAAATCGCCAGCACCTTGTGTACCAGAAAGGTTTCAGAAGACTTTTTGAGGTCTCAG AGCTGTCACGATAAACTGATCGAGCTGTTCTCGGAGAAGCTCTACCTGATCGGTCTGGCTGCCTTGGTGGTTGCTGTCATCATG ATCTTCGAGATGATCTTCACCATGGTGCTCTGTTGTGGCATCCGTAACAGCCCGGGAGTATACTAG